A single genomic interval of Siphonobacter curvatus harbors:
- a CDS encoding RagB/SusD family nutrient uptake outer membrane protein, translating to MKLSLGLLAMAFLLSLAGCTTELDTEPTNILPEQGVFTDKALAQSVLANFYASVNYGQTNSNHGNYHLLDEANLSYGPATTTDAEKIIPRDFFQTYDYGLVRRMNQFLAGIRSNAARSALLEADRSNLEAQCLFLRAWYHFCMARCFGGMPILGDTVYTYESGIDPVRFQVPRSTEAGIYDYVIAQCDLAAANLTSAKTTNGGVANKWAALMLKARAAVYAGSIANYGNKITPSIRTQNWEAGIPADQASKYYKIAFETAEQVIQQSPYVLQIDPTNLGESFYKATSVKSGNTEVIWAMDRLRPNVVTQFTNFTMPYSHRDFTDGNALGVVLNLVEAFENKDGSAPQIKTKNDDGSYVFYNSVEDPFTKKDARLWGTVLYPNAPYRQTPVILQAGQLNKSGNEYVIRTSSVGGRDPEGNLITSINGPVANSDNFVNKTGFLVRKFLDETPNAGLNPGFSEMWWPRFRIAEAYLIAAEAAFELGDKAKAVTNLNATRRRGGITPVTESTITFNHIVNEYRVEFAFEDHRYWDLKRWRLAHTIWNGTPNDPTAQMYSLFPYKVVAAGDANNGKWVFTKQVSYKMAPNPRNFPLMNYYMAIQPSWRANNPKLVYNPLQ from the coding sequence ATGAAACTCTCTCTTGGTTTACTGGCGATGGCTTTTCTGCTGAGTCTGGCGGGATGCACGACTGAACTGGATACCGAACCCACGAATATTTTACCCGAGCAGGGTGTCTTTACGGACAAAGCCCTGGCTCAGTCGGTTCTGGCTAATTTTTACGCTTCTGTTAATTACGGACAGACCAACAGTAATCACGGTAATTATCACTTGCTGGACGAAGCGAACCTTTCTTATGGACCCGCGACCACCACGGATGCCGAAAAGATCATCCCCCGTGATTTTTTTCAAACGTATGATTATGGCTTGGTTCGCCGCATGAATCAGTTTCTGGCGGGTATCCGTTCGAATGCGGCCCGATCGGCCTTACTGGAAGCAGACCGTAGTAATCTGGAAGCTCAGTGCCTCTTTTTAAGAGCCTGGTATCATTTCTGTATGGCTCGCTGTTTTGGCGGCATGCCCATTCTGGGGGATACGGTCTATACCTATGAATCGGGCATTGATCCGGTTCGGTTTCAGGTGCCACGATCCACGGAAGCAGGCATTTACGACTACGTCATTGCCCAGTGCGATCTGGCGGCGGCTAATCTAACTTCCGCTAAAACCACCAACGGAGGCGTTGCCAATAAATGGGCTGCCCTGATGCTCAAAGCACGGGCTGCGGTCTATGCCGGTTCCATTGCCAACTATGGCAATAAAATCACGCCTAGCATCAGAACCCAGAATTGGGAAGCCGGTATTCCCGCGGACCAAGCTAGTAAATATTATAAAATTGCCTTTGAAACGGCCGAACAGGTCATTCAACAAAGCCCTTACGTTTTGCAGATTGATCCTACGAACCTGGGCGAATCCTTTTATAAAGCGACGAGTGTAAAGTCGGGGAATACAGAAGTAATCTGGGCGATGGATCGACTACGACCCAATGTGGTGACTCAGTTTACGAATTTCACCATGCCCTACTCGCACCGGGATTTTACGGATGGAAATGCCCTCGGCGTCGTTTTGAATCTGGTAGAAGCCTTTGAAAACAAAGATGGCAGTGCCCCACAAATCAAGACAAAAAATGACGATGGGAGTTATGTATTCTATAATTCCGTAGAAGATCCTTTCACGAAAAAAGATGCTCGCCTCTGGGGAACGGTCCTCTACCCTAATGCTCCTTACCGACAGACGCCAGTCATTCTACAGGCTGGACAACTTAACAAATCCGGTAATGAATACGTGATCCGAACTTCCAGCGTTGGTGGCCGGGATCCGGAAGGAAATCTCATTACTTCCATCAATGGTCCCGTAGCTAATTCGGACAATTTTGTTAACAAAACCGGGTTTCTGGTTCGGAAATTCCTGGACGAAACACCCAATGCAGGACTTAATCCGGGTTTTAGCGAAATGTGGTGGCCGAGATTCCGTATTGCCGAAGCGTATCTGATTGCCGCCGAGGCCGCTTTCGAGCTTGGTGATAAAGCCAAAGCAGTGACAAACTTGAACGCTACACGTCGCCGGGGTGGTATCACGCCCGTAACCGAATCAACAATTACGTTTAACCACATTGTCAATGAATATCGGGTTGAATTCGCTTTTGAAGATCACCGGTACTGGGACTTAAAACGTTGGCGATTAGCCCATACCATCTGGAACGGTACGCCCAATGATCCCACGGCTCAGATGTACTCCCTGTTTCCCTATAAAGTAGTGGCTGCGGGCGATGCGAATAATGGCAAATGGGTTTTTACCAAACAGGTCTCGTACAAGATGGCCCCCAATCCCCGCAATTTCCCCTTAATGAACTACTACATGGCGATTCAGCCCAGCTGGCGAGCTAATAACCCCAAACTGGTATACAACCCTTTACAATAG
- a CDS encoding DUF3823 domain-containing protein, which yields MTIPSVFYRLILFLPVLFLVGCSTEIDNWDYPSSKVSGQFLYKGQPMQLMSTASDATGSNMLQLHQTGEGWIQGFVKVFSKEDGSYTINTFDGDYYLNLTPGRGPWVPNTDTLRFSLKGEEKNINFEVTPYFWLSDFKSNYQDSVFTATFNLTQVVASATMEKAVIHLAPTAIVDNTSKVYEKAFTTVVPGSNTITLNLKTLSNAEKTNLKRTGFLFARIGIKTRNVSDLIYSKTVPLTP from the coding sequence ATGACTATACCATCCGTTTTTTACCGTCTGATCCTTTTTCTACCCGTGCTTTTCCTGGTAGGATGTAGCACGGAAATTGATAACTGGGACTACCCTTCTTCCAAGGTTTCGGGCCAGTTTCTCTATAAAGGACAACCCATGCAGCTCATGAGTACCGCTTCTGACGCGACCGGCTCCAACATGCTTCAGCTCCACCAAACGGGCGAAGGTTGGATTCAGGGCTTTGTGAAGGTATTCTCCAAAGAGGACGGCAGTTATACCATTAACACGTTCGATGGAGACTACTACCTCAACCTGACTCCGGGGCGGGGTCCGTGGGTGCCCAATACCGACACCTTGCGGTTTTCCCTGAAAGGCGAAGAGAAGAACATCAATTTCGAAGTGACGCCTTATTTCTGGCTGAGTGATTTCAAAAGTAATTATCAGGATTCGGTCTTCACGGCCACGTTCAATCTAACACAAGTGGTTGCTTCGGCTACTATGGAAAAGGCGGTGATCCACCTCGCTCCAACGGCCATCGTGGACAATACTTCTAAGGTCTACGAAAAAGCGTTTACCACCGTGGTACCGGGCAGTAATACCATCACCCTAAACTTAAAGACCTTATCAAACGCCGAAAAAACAAATCTGAAGCGAACGGGCTTTTTGTTTGCACGGATCGGAATTAAAACCCGGAATGTGTCCGATTTGATTTATTCCAAAACCGTACCGCTTACGCCCTGA